The Odocoileus virginianus isolate 20LAN1187 ecotype Illinois chromosome 24, Ovbor_1.2, whole genome shotgun sequence nucleotide sequence ttctaatggaATTCTTAGATTTTCCAGGTAGAAAATTTCATCATTGCCaatatttgtagatttttcttttctcaagaaaaatttaaatcttaTATCTATCCTTATCCAGCTGCAGTGGGGAGAAATTTCATGGTCTTATTAAGTAATATGGTAATTATTCTTTTATTGCTAATTACTTTAGCTGTAATCCCTCCAATCTGATTTGATCACAAACCTTCTGGTGGGCTATTgattaaagttaaatatttttaaatgaaatataaagacTCTTTTGAATCTTTCATTATTAAGCATTTCAGATTgattttttggtaaattttattctatttatttttttttgagaaatcaaACCACCTGTGTATGTTAACTTTTCACACTAATTAGTTTGTTGTCTTATTAGTGTGCTTGTGGAAGAATGCTTTCATGTTCTTTCCCAATCAATAGAGCATAGACTTTTCAAGTGGAAGTTTAAAATATATGCCTctaggagatccagccagtccatcctaaaggagatcagtcctgggtgttcattggaaggactgatgctgaagctgaaactccagtactttggtcacctcatgcaaagagttgactcgttggaaaaggccttgatgctcggagggattgagggcaggaggacaaggggacgacagaggatgagatagctggatggcatcactgactcgatgggcatgagtttgagtaaactccaggagttggtgatggacagggaagcctgacgtactgcgattcatggggttgcaaagagtcagacacgactgagctactgaactgaactgaactgacttttcaATAACAAGATGTGGTGCTCAGGAAAGCTCTAGGATCTTTTGTGTACCCTATCTGACCCTGTGTTGAGGCAGGAAGGGGGCTTCCccgatgactcagtggtaaagaatctgccagcagtgcaggagacacgtgaGACATGAGTTctaaaagagatggacacgactgagcgagagCAACGAGCGCGAGAAGGAAGAGGCAACATAAGAGAAAGCTCAATCTTGGCAGTTTTGATGAGTAAATGTAACTTACTTCACTGCTcaaaatattgcaaatattttcccaatgTCCTTTGCACAGCTGTCTTTACTTCCTTGTTCCTTAGGCTGTAGATAAGGGGATTCAGCATGGGTGTGATCACACTGTATTGTAAGGAAGAAAGCAAATCCAGGGAGGAACCAGAGGGAGGCATGAGATAGCGAAGCATACCTGAGCCAAAGAACAGGATCACTGCGATGAGGTGGGAAGAGCAGGTAGAGAAAGCTTTGCTCTTGCCTGTGGTGGAGCTGATGCTCAGAATGTTGATTATAATACGAACATAGGAGAAGAAGATTGGGAAGAAGTTTCCAAGGCCGAGGAATATAGTGGAGAAGGACAAGATACTaatattgatggagaaatcagagcaagacagagggaagagggagggaagctCACAGGTGTAGTGGTGGATAGTTTGAGCATCACAGAAATCCAGATTAATAGCCAAGAGCAGAATGATGACTGCATTGAGAGAGGCCAGGCCCCAGGAGCCCCACACCAGCCCCTTACAGAGCTGGTTGCTCATCACCTGGTCATAGAGCAAGGGGTGGCAGATGGTGGCATAACGGTCATAGGCCATGACTGAGAGCAGACAGGCTTCATTTCCCGCAGTAAGAAACACGAAGAAGACCTGGGCTAGACAGCCTCCTACTGAGATGGTCTTCTTCTCAGATAGGAGGTCCTCCAGTAGCTTGGGCAAAGTGACAGAAGACAAGCAGAGATCTAGGAATGATAGATTACTCAAGAAGTAGTACATGGGTGAGTGGAGGTGGGAGTCAGTCCTGATCACTAATATCATTGTCAGGTTCCCTGTTAGTGTCAGGAGGTAAATTCCCAGGAATAATACAAAGAGCAGAGCTTGGATGCGGGGGTCGTCAGACAGCCCAATGAGAATAAACTGGGTTATGGTGCTGTGGTTCCTCAAGGCCATTTGTTGAGATTATTTTCCTGTAATAAAATAAAGGAGAGGTGAGATCTCCTATGACTGTTCCTATTTCCTTCACAGCATCACCCCTTCTGCTTACACATTTCCCTCTGCGCTGTTTGGGTGCTGTGTTGAGGCACTCAATATATCCCTCACTGTACCTCAGCAAGaagttttattctattttgtcAATCACTGTTCTTGGATTGCAGCCTTCAGATACTTAACAGAGaatctcattccttttttatagggatttaattggaaaaataaatatacctgGCTTCCTTGTACATTCTTGGTAGTTAGTTTCCACCTGGATTTTTCCTATTGTTTAGAGAGCCTTATAATCATTTGGTTTTAAGAACCATTATAGTATGGATTTGCAGCAGTTATTTTAAACTTGTCTCCTTTCCATATCATTATATTTTAGGTCATAATCATCTAGTGACTTCTAACTTCCTAAGCACTCATTAAATTTCcattaactgtgtgtgtgtgtgtgtgtgtgtgtgtacagagtaTCTCAATCACTATCTCAGTTTTTTTCTCAAAGTgattttgtgatttatttatgGCAGCTGATATGATATCCATTTTACTGTTGAAAAATATGATATTCAGGGAGATTTTTTAATGCCATGTTCACAACAAGTgaaaaaccattgcttttttaaaaaccattgctTTTTCTAATCTACCAGATTAGGCTTGATCCATAGGTACTTAGACCATTTTTTCTGTTCCAGTATTCAGAGTTCTTTCATATCCATCTTTAACCTACTTTTAAATCAAATTGGCTACTTTTGATATCAGAAAAGTGTATTTGTTTCTGTGCTTCTATTATTCTCCATTCAGATGTTCTCCATTTTAATCTGTGGATCTAAATTCTTAACTGACCTTAAATCCTGTCTTTTTCTTATAGTCTCTCCTGACAGCTCCTCCTTCTAAACTCATAATCTTCTATTTAAATCACTGATTCCTTGTTTTCAGTGGCTTTATGTCATAGtctgaattctgatttttttctcattaatgtTAAATATGCTTTCTCAGGTTTCCCCTCAAGGCTATGAGCTCATTGATAAAATGGACCACATCTTAATAGTAATCACAAATTATTATTTCTAGCTTCATCTTCACACATTTTGTTAGCTTCATTATACCTATCACATTATTTGAAAACCTCCATCTGACCTCTCATGCATACTTCAGATATGACCTGTTGAATATTCCAAGTACAGTCCCATCCTTTCACTCTATGCCCCTAATaccacctcagtcgtgtctgactctttgcgaccccatggactatacagtccatggaattctctaggccagaatactggagtgggtagtgttcccttctccatgggatcttcccaaccctgggatcgaacccagatctcccacattgcaggtggcctccctggagccaccagggaagcccaagaatgctggattggatagcctatcccttctccagcagatcttccccaccaaggaatcaaaccaggttctcctgcattgcaggcagattctttacaagatgagctaccagggaaagccaTCCTAATACCACCAATCACCTGTAATACTGATCCCTGGCAGAAGTATTGGGAATATTATCCATCAGAGTTGCCATACCGCCTACCCATGAAGTCTGTGTTTATCTGCAGAATATGTCATCATCTGCAACATCCTCTGATTATCTCTCATTTTTATAGAAGCAACAGTTACTTTAACCATTACTGCAACAAGGTACTTGCATTTGTGTTGTgggcaattaatttttttattgtccCATGAGTTCAGAAAAGAAGTTTTTATGTGGTTTTCCCTTAACTGCTTCTTGAATCCACTTGTGCTAGGTGTAAGGGTTTACCCAAGAAAACGAGAATGGTGGTAGATTATGTGAATGATGATGCTCACCTGAATCCAAATAATTTTGAACCTGCATTTGTAGGGCTATGTAGCAAAGCACTGTTCTGTATGAAGTTTTCTTAGGAGCCTGAGGTTTTAAACATGATTTAGCAggtttctgcttttgtttgtcAGCTCACAATATAACCCTACATAGCTTTATGAACTTACAAaaattttatattgctttttcaTATACCACCTATTTCTGATCCTGCCAATAATCTATGACCCCATGCTAACTCACCAAGAGATGCTTCAGCTATGATCCCATTAACAAACTCATCAGTCAAAGCTTAGGCCCATCTTAGACTGACATGTAGGTTGCCTTTGTGCCTGGAAAACAGGATAGTGTTTACCCTTGTGTGCCTGGGGATATTGGCTTAGTTCTAGTGATAGTGAGGCAGAAACAGCTGGAGAAATTATGTTTGCAGATCCTGCATGGATACATTTGTAAATACTGTTGATAGaaaactttttatataaaatctactcaaagcaaagtaaaatgataaatagGACTTATTCTTCATAAAActtatatattttcatgtatatctCAACGATCTGGATATTTTCAAGCCATCCCCCAAATTGCTTTATTCTCCAGTTTCACTCACAAGGAGACCAGACCACAGTGTCTTGCCACCACAGTGGCAAGCTCAGGGTCTCCTGGTAATTGAGACTATTTCCAgaatcatttctatttctttagcaTAGTATTTCTGGAGAAATTTTTCTCTCGCATCGATGTCCACATTTAGTATGCAGGAAGACATCAACCACTGTATCAAGTGATTTAGAAGGTATCACAGAGAAAGGAGCCCCCCATCCCCTgctaaataacattttaaattgatgggataaattttttttgaatgacCAAAAGCAAAACCTTGCAACTCATTCTAGGTCAGGATATCAGGAAATAAATTTAGGAACAAAAGAAACTGTCTTCACTTCATCCTTTTGTATTAGAGACTGATGAGATTTACACATGGATGAGAACAGGCACAATTAAAGTGATCTCAGCAAATGGTAAAAGATATGAAAGGAGGATTACAGAATTGTCCTAGAAAGTCTAACCCACactatttaaagatatttctggaatgaacaaatgagtgaagTGTGTGTAGTAGGTCAGCCTCCAGGATGGCCTGAGGGATCCCAGGGCAACTTTTAGACCCAGGAATCTGAACTGGGAGAAGAATATCAGTACTGGGAAGGAGAGAACCAAAGGTCAACATGACCCAGCTGAATTGTTCTCAGAGCTATTCCTTCCTTGTGAATAGTACTCCTTGCACTACTCACACCTACTCACTGGTAACCAGATCTGAAGGTTTAAGGAACAGAAATATTTACTGCAGTTTATCAAACTGGAGTCAGAAAAAGCAGGGGAATAAGTTCCTTTAACAGCCCAGAATCTGTCTGTAATATTCTGATTTCTCTCTACAATATTTTGTGATTATGAAGTATAAGAAGATTTAGGCCAGGCTGTAAGATGTTCCTGTATTCAGTGTTATACAGGGAGGATAGAGGTCATTCTGTTGACTTGTGCAGGTTTGATAGACTAATGCAACACTTGGGGGAATAGGGATGTCTaagctgagaaagactgaaggcaggaggagaaggggatgacagaggatgagatggttgagtggcatcaccgactcaatagacatgagtttgggttaactctgggaattggtgatggacagggaggcctggtgtgctgcagtccatggggtcgcaaagagttggacatgactgagtgactgaactgaactgaaagccctTCCCAGGGTTGGAGGTGATGTCAAGGGCCAAGATATTTTCATCTCTAGTCAGGGAAGAGGGATGAAGGAACAAGATCCTTGGCTCTAGAACAAGTGGAATAGGTAATGAAATGTGAGGAGGTAGAGATGTGGGAAGGGATAGACAGCAGGTTTAAAACCTACACACAGgaatctccctggtggtccagtggataagactccatgctcccaatgtagggggctaaggttcaatccttagtcagggaactagatcccacatgctgcaactgagagttcacatcctgcaatgaagatccagtgctgccaaataaatacataaataaaaataataaatatttaaaaaatggttgaaAACCCCTACCCACAAATATTCCGGGAAAAAGATAAATGTATCCTCAGAGAATCAGGGAAGAATTAccatactttttgtttttctgtttcttcaaaaaGATAATTTTCTGCCTTTCCCATCATTGTTGAACATCATAGGTAAAGTCTCCTCAGAACTGACCTCCTCAAAGGAGTTTGATGTTTGATATGTCAGACAGCACTCAGAGTTCTGGGCATTAGAATAGTTCTCTCGTTAGAAGCAGTATATAAATCACACAATCAGGACTGTTTTCCTGAAAACCTTAATTTAGGGTGGTGTCATTCCATAAAGTAGGCCAAGGTTAGGACAGTTTCTCTAAAAAAGCTCAAAATTTGAACAACAGACATATATTTCATTAAACCTCTCACATGAACTCAGGTGCAGCAGTGtgccttctcttcatttcttctgtgattctGGGTACTCTTCTAAGAGCATCACTTAAAGAAAGCATTCTTTAATGGAACCAATCAGAAAGCCATCTTACTTAGATAGCCACGGGCTATGCTGGGTCCGGGGGAAGCTCAGCCACTTCCCTGTATTCCCTGAAGTCCCAGCCTGAAGCCTAGCTCCGGACTCGCCAACTGCATAGTTTCCAGGTAACTGGAAAATTAAACTTAGTAAGAGGCATAGGGGATTCTCTCCAGGGAAGTATTTGAAGTGTCTGAATTAAGGCAATTATTTAAAGCCTAAAAGAGTGTTTTGTTAGAGTTGTGGGGGTTGAAAAAGCAGAGTATAAGAATGGgacttttaaacaaatttcaaTCTGATGGAACATTTTCCTAATGGCTACACATAGCTGAAAATGAGCTTTCAAATTCTTCAATAAACTGAGCTGTGACATATTACTGAGCTCCAGATTATATTTTAGTGCATgcttaaaattttctcattttaaccaTAGACTTGTCCATTATAGTGGCTGAGAGGACTTAACTCCATGCTAGGGATATTGTTGGGTCTTGAAtttactgtatctttttttttctccagagtaatctcctatttttatttaaaaagtgatattctGTTTAACATGAATCATGTTAAAGTTTATTCTTTAACAGATTTATTCAAATACAATTGGCAAAAATTATATAGATTTAAGGTGTACATCTTGATTATTTTTAGGACCTTACTTAATCCTGCCCCTGCCAGATCTATTAaggtataactgacaaataaaatttttgtatatttaagacatacaaagtaaaaataattggaTCTTAAGTTTATAGAAttctatattcaaaatatataatgaattatGTAAATATGATGATAGTAATACATAGATAGTAATTCAAGcacataatgaatttttttttgcatgtgaactGTCCTGTTTCTCCAACATCATGTATTGCTGATGAtagaagagactatcttttctctattgcttgttctttgctcctttgtcatagattaactgaccattATGTgtttaggtttatttctgggctctcagttcTGTGCCAGTGATCTGTCTATCTGTTTTTCTGTCAGTATTGTGCTGTTTTGATAGTTGTAGCTTTATTACATAGTTTAAAATTGGGGCATGTGAaacctccagttttgttcttttattctcaagattgctttggtttttgtgattccatatagattttagcattttttgttctatttctgtgaaaaatctcCCTGGgattgatagggattgcattgaatctgtagattgctttaggcAACATAGACATCCATGAACATGAactctgtttccatttctttttgtctgcTTCAGTGACTTTCAACTATGTCTCATAGTTTTCAGGGTCAAAGTCTTTGAcctccttgattaaatttattcctagatattttattctttttgttgttgataatAAAGTGTTTAAAACATATTCTCACATAGAGTTGCAATTTTATAATTCTGTTTATCACCTTACAGTTTATgttcttttgtcttctgtttctgGTAGAATAActcttttcaactttttatttttaggcaGGTCTTGTGTTGATGACTATCTCAGTTTTTGTTTGGGAATGTCCTTATTTCTCCTTTGTATCTAATTTTGCCTTTGCTGAATAGAATATTCTTGGCcaacagtttttatctttcaaatattttgagaatgTCATTTCACTGCTTCCTGGCCTGTAGAGTTTTTGCTGAGAAATTTGCTATAGCCTATTGGGGGTTCCCTGGTGAGTTATCATCCTTTTTCCCCTGgctgcctttaaaattctttctttgtcattgaccttttaaaacaaaaataattttatctatttatttatttttggctgtgctgggtcatctttgctgtgtgggcttttctctagttacactGAGGAGGGGTTACTttcttgttgtggggcacaggtTCTGGGGTACATGGACTTCCGTAGTTGTggtttctgggctctagagcacagattcagtagttgtggcacatgggcttagttgctccatggcacgtgggatcttcacagaccagggatcaaactcatgtctcttgcattggcaggcagattctttactactgagcctcaagggaagccctgtcaatgactttttaaattaaaagtataaggtacagttggtttacaatattatattggtttcaggtgtaaacatagtgatttgatacttTTTAAGATTACACTCCATTTAAAGTGGTTATAAAATgctggctatattccctatgctataATTACATTGTATCTTCTTTATTCTATATCTAGtattttgtacctcttaatcttctCCTGTCTTGCTTTTCCTCCAGTCCCTTTCATcagtggtaaccactagtttattctctgtatctgtgagtctgtttctattttattatattcttttgtttaattttttttagattctacatataaaggaaaacatacagtatttgtctttctctactaagcatttatgttgttgcaaatggaaaaatttcattatttttcatgacagtaatattctattgtatatatgccatatcttctttatccattcatttgtggATGGACACAGATTGCTTTTATATCTTGGCTCTTATAAATAAGGCCACTATAAGCATTGGGGTGGGCTTACATggtggccaatgcaggagacatggattcaatccctgggtcaggaatatcccctggagaaggaaatggcaacccactccagtattcttgcccgaggaatctcatggatagaggagcctgttggactacagtccatgggctcacaaagagtcagacaggactgagaatgcatgcatgcacaaagtTACAATGGTGCTGGGATGAGAGGCGTTAGTCCTTTGCTGGCCTCTTGTTCCACATGTAACTCATCCCCTCTAGTCATCTCTTGGAAATCTATCATACATACTAATAGCTCATCCTTTTTCATTTCCTGGTAATGCCGATCATGCCACACATTTTTGAATTCAACTCTCATCTGAATCAAAGGACCCGTTTGCAGGCCACTAGCTCTCTTATTGTAAGCTAACATCTTTGTCCCACTAGTAGATACACTGAAGCCTTTGGATGTCCTTCTGTGCCGTTCTAAGACCAAGAGAAGCTCAGAAAATTGTGCCTACATGTACTCAATCCACACTACTTTATCAGATCTCTGGTGATTGCATTATATTTTGTGTGGACTTCTCAGTGGGCTTATCATGTTCCTGATCCCCCTGTAGGAAGGAAGACTGAATTCTTTACTCTTATACCTTCAAACTTAGTAGAGGGTGAATCTTTAGTATCCATATAAATAGGATTGGGTGGTAATATATAGAGCCCTCCATACTTACTATGAATTTTCCTGCATATCTTTCCAATCCCCTCCCCAgtttgtttcatgtctagttgtatattccttcaaatatttttatacttttaaactcAGAATCCATTTTGAGTCTTTATTCTCTGATTCTACTGAATGGGCAGATGGGGAAAACTTTGggtaataagtaaataaagcagaGTGGTAAGAAATATCACAGTTCTGTTAGTACTTTTCAGAGCATCCTTCCTGGGATGCTTTCCAGTTGTCGTGTATCTAACCTGACTCAGTAGTTTCATGATGGCGGCTGACATACAAGATTATCATGATTGTCTATTTGACATACAAGATTTTCATATTGAAATCTGTTTCCCACTTAAACCTCCAcgcactttcatttctttctttcagtgtATATAAAACTGACATAGATATCACTgtgcctgggagacagcatttcagatagtTCTGggaaactgctccaaggaggtgagggGCTAGGATATatgagttttgcaacaaagggcaggtaatTGGTAACATCAGAAGATTACTATTAAATTAAGAATTCAGatatatcaagttaaggaatttagcacttttctatttttgggaagatgcaagaatctaggcttactgaaatcattctttGATATGTGCCTCAGCTATTGTGGTTAGCATCTTGTATTTCTACAAGCTCACCCTTAGTGGGGAGTgactgcagtctgatggctgctagatggcagatattctttccttcctgagttccctcacaGTCACTAACTCACCAACCATGGTGGCTGGGATTGCTGATGACTGTgtcatcctttgtttactgatatggcagaaaataattctatttctcaTCTCCCAACCACTTTGTCAACACAAAATGCCTTCTACATAGAAATTTCAGATTCTCCACTATCAGGGAAGTTTTTAGGgaggtcagaaagaggaagagttCCAACACCACGAGTTTCTTTGACCATGCTGGCTGGGGGCCAAacttagtcttttatttttgcaGTAGTGGACCAGAGAATAATGTTTCAACttgttttgaagatttttcaGTAAATGTTAAAAAGCAACTGAAGATGATTGTTGTGTTTGGAGGCATTATTATCTACTTTATTCCCAAAATGTAAGAATTTGTTTCCTAAGTGTTATCAGAGAATGTACcaacattagttcagttcagttcagtcactcagtcgtgtccgactcttggcgaccctatgaatcacagcatgccaggcctccctgttcatcaccaactcccggaatctacccaaacccatgtccatcgagtcatccagccatctcatcctctgtcatccccttctcctcctgcccccaatccttcccagcattaggatcttttccaatgagttaactcttctcatgaggtggccagagtattggagtttcagcttcaacatcagtccttccattgaacacccaggactgatctcctttaggacggactgattggatcttcttgcagtccaagattaTGAGCCTCTTAATTTATTAGCACCTGTACTAGCTTGTGAGAAAACTTTACTTTCTTGTTGACTTTAGGAATGGTGGTTTATGCCACTTATATATTCAATTCTGGcttcaggaaataaaaagattaagTTTTCATATGCTGAAAAATATCTATTCTAAGAAGCTTCACCTTGGTCTCCTAACCAAGTGCACTGAGAAAGCAGCACACGCTCAGTTCAGGTTTTGCAAAATGCAGAAGCAACGCCTCACAAGCAGTTAGAGCAGGAAAAGAGACAGGAACAAGGATTCAGTCTATAGGACCTCTCTACAAGGTATACAGTAGATGTAATCTGCCAAGCCAAACTTTCATCTAAGCCCTCCATTACTTTATCCAGTAGCTGTAAAGCCTAACAATTGCTATCATTTTTGCTAtcatatttgctatttttttcgtttatttttattagttggaggccaattactttacaatattgtagtggtttttgccatacattgacatgaatcagccatggatttacatgtgttccccatcccgatcccccctgccgcctccctccccatcccatccctctggatcttcccagtgcaccagccctgagcacttgtctcatgcatccaacttgggctgatgatctgtttcacccttgatagtatgcttgtttcaatgctattctctcagaacatcccaccctcgccttctcccgtagagtccagaagtctgttctgtacatctgtgtctctttttctgtcttgcacacagggttatcattaccatctttctaaattccatatatatgcattagtatactgtattggtgtttatctttctggcttacttcactctgtataatgggctccagtttcatccatctcattagcactgattcaaatgaattctttttaatggctgagtaatagtccatggtgtatatgtaccacagcttccttatccattcgtctgctgatgggcatctaggttgcttccatgtcctggctattacaaacagtgctgtgatgaacattggggtacacgtgtctctttcagatctggtttcctcggtgtgtatgcccaggagtgggatttctgggtcatatggcagttctatttccagttttttaaggaatctccacactgttctccatagtggctgtactagtttgcattcccaccaacagtgtaagaggattcccttttctccacaccctctctagcatttattgcttgtagacttttggatagcagccatcctgactggtgtgtaatggtacctcattgtggttttgatgtgcatttctctgatactgagtgatgttgagcatcttttcatgtgtttgttagccatctgtatgtcttctttggagagatgtctgtttggttctttggcccattttttgactgggtcatttatttttctggaattgagcggcaggggttgcttgtatatttttgagattaatcctttgtctgttgcttcatttgctattattttctcccattctgaaggctg carries:
- the LOC110142272 gene encoding olfactory receptor 8S1-like, which gives rise to MALRNHSTITQFILIGLSDDPRIQALLFVLFLGIYLLTLTGNLTMILVIRTDSHLHSPMYYFLSNLSFLDLCLSSVTLPKLLEDLLSEKKTISVGGCLAQVFFVFLTAGNEACLLSVMAYDRYATICHPLLYDQVMSNQLCKGLVWGSWGLASLNAVIILLLAINLDFCDAQTIHHYTCELPSLFPLSCSDFSINISILSFSTIFLGLGNFFPIFFSYVRIIINILSISSTTGKSKAFSTCSSHLIAVILFFGSGMLRYLMPPSGSSLDLLSSLQYSVITPMLNPLIYSLRNKEVKTAVQRTLGKYLQYFEQ